In Rhodobacter sp. 24-YEA-8, the following are encoded in one genomic region:
- a CDS encoding 2OG-Fe(II) oxygenase → MLSYIQITAGEPAPWFTLPSAGSPAYAIDTAAGRYLLLCFFGSTSSPHCASRLKAVLARTDLFDDSFAAFFGVSADPRDQDGRLQNRLPGYRFLWDTDLTAAKLYGVAPRETGRSGAGLRSLWALMDPTMRMIATVPFEQDGSDIQRILGILENQPAPDRFAGMRLQAPILCLPRVFEPDLCEELIATYEAWGGELSGTMRQVGTRTVGINDLKFKSRRDCDITDQAVIGRIQTAISRRVLPEIRKAHQFIATRMERYIVSCYDAAEGGHFSPHRDNTTSGTAHRRFAISINLNSDFDGGEVSFPEYGPDGLKAPPGGAVVFSCSLLHRVSPVTRGRRYAFLPFVYDDEAAKLREANKTSIVPSQAQG, encoded by the coding sequence TTGCTTTCCTATATTCAGATCACTGCCGGTGAACCCGCGCCCTGGTTCACCCTGCCCTCTGCCGGATCACCGGCCTATGCCATCGATACCGCCGCCGGCCGCTACCTGCTTTTGTGCTTCTTCGGTAGCACTTCAAGCCCGCATTGCGCCTCCCGCCTCAAGGCTGTGCTGGCGCGGACGGACCTCTTTGATGACAGCTTCGCGGCGTTTTTCGGGGTCAGTGCCGATCCGCGCGATCAGGACGGGCGTCTGCAAAACCGCCTGCCTGGCTACCGCTTTTTGTGGGACACTGATCTGACCGCCGCAAAGCTCTATGGCGTCGCACCTCGTGAGACGGGCCGGTCCGGAGCCGGTCTGCGCTCGCTCTGGGCGCTGATGGATCCGACGATGCGAATGATTGCGACCGTGCCTTTTGAACAGGACGGATCGGATATTCAGCGCATCCTTGGCATCCTGGAAAACCAGCCCGCCCCCGACCGTTTTGCCGGAATGCGGCTTCAGGCCCCGATCCTGTGCCTGCCGCGCGTGTTTGAGCCCGATCTCTGCGAAGAGCTGATCGCCACCTATGAAGCCTGGGGCGGCGAGCTTTCGGGCACTATGCGGCAGGTGGGCACCAGGACCGTTGGCATCAATGACCTGAAATTCAAAAGCCGCCGCGATTGCGACATCACCGATCAGGCGGTGATCGGGCGCATCCAGACGGCGATCAGCCGCCGCGTTCTTCCCGAGATCCGAAAGGCGCATCAGTTCATCGCCACCCGGATGGAGCGCTATATCGTCTCTTGCTATGATGCAGCCGAGGGAGGGCATTTCAGCCCGCATCGCGACAATACCACCTCCGGCACCGCGCATCGGCGGTTTGCGATCTCGATCAATCTCAATTCCGATTTCGATGGCGGTGAGGTCAGCTTCCCCGAATATGGCCCCGACGGGCTGAAGGCACCGCCCGGGGGCGCGGTCGTATTTTCCTGCTCGCTTTTGCACCGGGTCTCGCCGGTCACACGCGGGCGCCGCTATGCATTCCTGCCTTTCGTCTATGATGACGAGGCCGCCAAACTCCGCGAAGCTAATAAGACAAGCATCGTCCCATCCCAGGCGCAGGGGTAA
- a CDS encoding Lrp/AsnC family transcriptional regulator yields the protein MASHKLDETDRQILAELQSDGRMTNVELASRVGISAPPCLRRVRTLEEQGYISGYHADIDARALGFEVAVFAMVRLSSQAESDLSAFEERCRAWPLVRECHMLNGEIDFILKCVSPDLSTFQTFLTTELLTAPNVANVKTSLVIRNAKDEPGVPFGVLEARLARNA from the coding sequence ATGGCGAGCCACAAGCTTGACGAAACCGACCGGCAGATCCTGGCGGAGCTGCAGTCAGATGGTCGGATGACCAATGTCGAGCTGGCGAGCCGGGTGGGCATCTCTGCGCCGCCCTGTCTGCGGCGTGTGCGCACCCTTGAAGAACAGGGCTATATCAGCGGCTATCATGCCGATATCGATGCAAGGGCGCTTGGGTTCGAGGTCGCGGTCTTTGCCATGGTGCGGCTGTCCTCGCAGGCCGAAAGCGATCTCTCGGCCTTTGAAGAGCGCTGCCGCGCCTGGCCGCTGGTGCGCGAGTGCCATATGCTGAACGGCGAGATTGATTTCATCCTGAAATGCGTCTCGCCCGATCTCTCGACCTTCCAGACCTTCCTGACGACCGAACTGCTGACCGCGCCGAATGTGGCCAATGTCAAAACCAGCCTGGTGATCCGCAATGCCAAGGATGAGCCCGGCGTGCCCTTTGGGGTGCTTGAGGCGCGTCTGGCGCGCAATGCCTGA
- the trxB gene encoding thioredoxin-disulfide reductase — protein MAETRHTKVLIIGSGPAGYTAAVYAARAMLQPLLIQGLQPGGQLTITTEVENWPGLKTVQGPNLMIEMEEHAREMGAEIIADYITSLDLKNRPFTAVADSGTTYTADAVILATGAQAKWLGLPSEEKFKGFGVSACATCDGFFYRGKEVAVIGGGNTAVEEALFLTNFASKVTLIHRRDSLRAEKILQDRLFRHPKVEVIWDSEVTEVLGGESPLGVEAVRVSNLKTGATHDLPVAGFFVAIGHAPSSELVANQLELHHGGYVKVEPGTTRTSIPGVFAAGDLTDHVYRQAVTSAGMGCMAALDAERWLAEQP, from the coding sequence ATGGCTGAGACGCGGCATACCAAAGTTCTGATCATCGGCTCGGGCCCGGCGGGCTATACGGCAGCGGTCTATGCCGCACGCGCGATGCTGCAGCCTTTGCTGATCCAGGGCCTGCAACCTGGCGGCCAGCTGACCATCACCACCGAAGTCGAGAACTGGCCCGGCCTGAAAACCGTCCAGGGCCCCAATCTGATGATCGAGATGGAGGAACATGCCCGCGAGATGGGCGCCGAGATCATCGCCGATTACATCACCTCGCTTGACCTGAAAAACCGCCCCTTCACCGCCGTTGCAGACAGCGGCACCACCTATACCGCCGATGCCGTGATCCTGGCGACGGGGGCGCAGGCAAAATGGCTGGGCCTGCCGTCAGAGGAGAAGTTCAAGGGCTTTGGCGTCTCGGCCTGTGCGACCTGTGATGGCTTTTTCTACCGGGGCAAAGAGGTCGCGGTGATCGGCGGCGGCAATACAGCCGTCGAAGAGGCGCTGTTCCTGACGAATTTCGCCTCGAAAGTGACGCTTATCCATCGCCGCGACAGTTTGCGCGCCGAAAAGATCCTGCAGGACCGGCTGTTCAGACATCCGAAGGTCGAGGTGATCTGGGACAGCGAAGTGACCGAGGTTCTGGGGGGCGAAAGCCCGCTGGGCGTCGAGGCGGTGCGGGTCTCGAACCTGAAAACCGGTGCCACGCATGACCTGCCGGTCGCGGGCTTTTTCGTCGCCATCGGCCATGCGCCCTCGTCCGAACTGGTCGCAAATCAGCTGGAACTGCATCACGGCGGCTATGTGAAGGTCGAGCCGGGCACCACCCGCACCTCGATCCCCGGCGTCTTCGCGGCAGGAGACCTGACCGACCATGTCTACCGTCAGGCCGTAACCTCGGCCGGCATGGGTTGTATGGCGGCGCTTGATGCCGAGCGCTGGCTGGCCGAACAGCCCTGA